The following coding sequences lie in one Burkholderia cepacia genomic window:
- a CDS encoding DUF4148 domain-containing protein produces MMKTQLIAALLVAVSASVATPVFAGESTVTRAQVRAELAALQQAGYLPNRPNDPNYPDNIQAALSRIHDSGAVAADTQAAGYGSDAGSATQSGSRNVVRTAERSIYFGH; encoded by the coding sequence GAAGACCCAACTGATTGCAGCCCTCCTCGTTGCCGTGTCGGCTTCCGTCGCCACCCCGGTGTTCGCCGGCGAAAGCACCGTCACGCGCGCGCAGGTGCGGGCGGAACTGGCCGCGTTGCAGCAGGCCGGCTACCTGCCGAACCGCCCCAACGATCCGAACTATCCGGACAATATCCAGGCGGCGCTGAGCCGGATTCACGACAGCGGCGCCGTCGCGGCCGACACGCAGGCAGCCGGCTACGGCAGCGACGCCGGCAGCGCGACGCAATCCGGCAGCCGCAACGTGGTTCGCACGGCCGAGCGCTCGATTTATTTCGGCCATTGA